One segment of Thermincola ferriacetica DNA contains the following:
- a CDS encoding NAD(+) synthase, which produces MPNYGFVRVGAATPKLRVADPAYNISEILKIVKEADEKNVAVLVFPELSITGYTCADLFGQKLLLEKAVEFLGELLQQTETLDVLTIVGLPLMVEHKLFNCGVAVHRGRILGAVPKIHLPNYKEFYEKRWFTSGHVLGQSVSEINLLGQYVPCGRIMIKAEKPSFLLGMEICEDLWAVIPPSSYLALNGADIIANLSAGNELVSKADYRRQLILQQSARCMCGYIYASAGVYESTTDLVFGGHNMIAENGILLKESERFKRDSSLILSEIDVERLASERMLNKTYADNYEINAGSRNFVIVKTEFLKEYNIEDIGLERPVPPYPFVPGNPATVEERCREIFNIQVAGLAKRLQHTNMKHVVLGISGGLDSTLALLVTAQTFDTLHLPAENIIAITMPGFGTTDITYTNALDLMKALHVTIREIDIKPACLQHFKDIGHNAQDLDITYENVQARERTQILMDIANNIGGLVVGTGDLSELALGWATYNGDHMSMYSVNCSIPKTLVKFLVRWVADNIVNEQTAEVLQKVLNTPISPELLPPDTSGTIAQKTEDLIGPYELHDFFLYYTVRFGMHPKKVLFLADCAFKEKYSREEIKKWLKVFYNRFFSQQFKRSCLPDGPKVGTVSLSPRGDWRMPSDAEVRLWLAELD; this is translated from the coding sequence ATGCCTAATTATGGATTTGTCAGGGTTGGCGCTGCAACACCCAAACTAAGAGTTGCCGATCCGGCCTATAACATATCAGAAATATTAAAAATCGTAAAAGAAGCCGACGAAAAAAATGTAGCGGTTTTGGTTTTCCCCGAATTGTCCATTACCGGGTATACCTGCGCTGATTTATTCGGGCAAAAACTTCTGTTGGAGAAAGCCGTGGAGTTTTTAGGCGAACTTTTGCAGCAAACGGAAACGCTGGATGTTTTAACAATTGTAGGCCTGCCTTTAATGGTGGAACATAAGTTGTTTAACTGCGGGGTAGCTGTACACCGGGGACGGATCTTGGGGGCGGTTCCGAAGATTCATTTACCTAATTACAAAGAATTTTATGAAAAGCGCTGGTTTACTTCCGGCCATGTTCTCGGACAAAGTGTTTCGGAGATTAACCTGCTAGGTCAGTATGTGCCCTGTGGAAGGATTATGATAAAAGCAGAAAAACCAAGCTTTTTGTTAGGTATGGAAATCTGTGAGGATTTATGGGCAGTTATCCCGCCCAGTTCTTATCTGGCTTTAAATGGCGCTGATATCATAGCCAACCTTTCTGCCGGCAACGAACTGGTAAGTAAGGCTGATTACAGGCGTCAACTGATACTTCAACAGAGCGCACGGTGCATGTGCGGTTATATTTATGCTTCGGCCGGGGTTTACGAATCTACCACAGACTTGGTTTTTGGCGGACACAATATGATTGCTGAAAACGGCATCTTATTAAAAGAGTCCGAACGTTTCAAAAGGGACAGTTCCTTGATTCTTTCAGAGATTGATGTTGAAAGGCTGGCATCAGAAAGGATGCTTAACAAGACATATGCGGATAACTACGAAATAAATGCTGGCTCTCGAAATTTTGTTATTGTAAAAACAGAATTCCTTAAAGAATATAATATAGAAGATATAGGGCTGGAACGGCCAGTGCCGCCTTATCCTTTTGTGCCGGGCAACCCGGCGACTGTAGAAGAAAGGTGCCGCGAAATTTTCAACATCCAAGTGGCCGGTTTGGCCAAAAGGTTACAACATACCAATATGAAGCACGTTGTTTTGGGGATATCCGGGGGTCTTGATTCCACTCTGGCCCTTTTGGTAACGGCCCAGACCTTTGACACATTGCATTTACCGGCGGAAAACATTATAGCTATAACCATGCCGGGGTTTGGAACAACGGATATCACTTATACCAATGCCCTGGATTTGATGAAGGCCCTGCATGTCACTATCAGGGAAATCGATATTAAACCGGCCTGCCTGCAGCACTTTAAAGACATTGGCCATAATGCGCAGGACCTGGATATTACTTACGAAAATGTGCAGGCCCGAGAACGGACACAGATACTGATGGATATAGCCAATAACATCGGCGGTCTGGTCGTTGGCACCGGGGACTTGTCGGAACTGGCTTTGGGTTGGGCTACTTATAACGGTGACCATATGTCCATGTATTCTGTAAACTGTAGTATACCCAAAACATTGGTAAAATTTCTGGTGCGGTGGGTAGCCGACAACATAGTAAACGAACAGACGGCCGAAGTTCTCCAAAAGGTCCTGAATACGCCTATTAGCCCCGAACTGTTGCCGCCGGATACTTCCGGCACGATAGCACAGAAAACGGAAGACCTTATCGGACCTTATGAGCTGCATGATTTTTTCCTGTACTATACAGTCAGGTTTGGCATGCATCCGAAAAAAGTACTTTTCCTGGCTGATTGTGCCTTTAAAGAGAAATATAGCCGGGAAGAAATAAAGAAATGGTTAAAGGTCTTTTATAATAGGTTTTTCAGCCAGCAATTTAAACGTTCATGTTTACCTGATGGGCCCAAGGTAGGGACTGTCAGCCTGTCACCGAGGGGCGACTGGCGTATGCCGAGTGATGCGGAAGTTCGCCTCTGGCTGGCAGAATTAGA